In Luteimonas sp. MC1750, the following proteins share a genomic window:
- a CDS encoding response regulator transcription factor: protein MRILLVEDEAPLRETLAARLKREGYAVDAAQDGEEGLYMGREVPFDVGIIDLGLPKMSGMELIKALRDEGKQFPVLILTARSSWQDKVDGLKQGADDYLVKPFHVEELLARINALVRRAAGWSKPTLECGAVVLDLAAQTVSVNGANVDLTSYEYKVLEYLMMHAGELVSKADLTEHIYQQDFDRDSNVLEVFIGRLRKKLDPDGTLKPIETVRGRGYRFAIPRSNEG from the coding sequence ATGCGCATCCTGCTTGTTGAAGACGAAGCCCCCCTGCGCGAGACCCTGGCCGCGCGCCTGAAGCGCGAGGGCTACGCCGTCGATGCCGCCCAGGACGGGGAAGAGGGCCTGTACATGGGCCGCGAAGTGCCGTTCGACGTCGGCATCATCGACCTCGGGCTGCCAAAGATGTCGGGCATGGAGCTGATCAAGGCCCTGCGCGACGAGGGCAAGCAGTTCCCGGTGCTGATCCTCACCGCCCGCTCGAGCTGGCAGGACAAGGTCGACGGCCTGAAGCAGGGCGCCGACGACTACCTGGTCAAGCCCTTCCACGTCGAGGAGCTGCTGGCGCGCATCAACGCGCTGGTGCGCCGTGCCGCGGGCTGGAGCAAGCCGACGCTGGAGTGCGGTGCGGTGGTCCTCGACCTCGCCGCGCAGACGGTGAGCGTCAACGGCGCCAACGTCGACCTGACCAGCTACGAGTACAAGGTGCTCGAGTACCTGATGATGCACGCCGGCGAGCTGGTCTCGAAGGCCGATCTCACCGAACACATCTACCAGCAGGACTTCGACCGCGACTCCAACGTGCTCGAGGTCTTCATCGGCCGCCTGCGCAAGAAGCTGGATCCGGACGGCACCCTGAAGCCGATCGAGACCGTGCGCGGTCGCGGCTACCGCTTCGCGATCCCGCGCAGCAACGAGGGTTGA
- the birA gene encoding bifunctional biotin--[acetyl-CoA-carboxylase] ligase/biotin operon repressor BirA, whose protein sequence is MVEKALLRRLAGGPVSGDVLAREAGLTRAAMWKRIEALRSAGIAIAARPGRGYALEAPVDLLEAGAIADLLPDGVRAAIHGPDVAWTIDSTSSELLRRRTPPTGVEVLLAERQTGGRGRLGRAWASPLAANLYLSLARAFDGGLARLGGLGLVAGVAAAETLHALGYDAVRLKWPNDLVVVEPLTGGLRKLGGLLVEGGGEHAGPVRAVVGLGLNVRMPATVAAAIDQPWCDLAALGPAAPSRNALAAALVVGLVPALAQFDREGLAPFLSRYAALDALAGRPVEVRAGSTVQAGIALGLAPDGALRVAVDGVERHVHAGEASLRVRGAAA, encoded by the coding sequence CTGGTGGAAAAAGCCCTGCTGCGGCGCCTGGCCGGAGGCCCGGTGTCGGGCGACGTACTCGCCCGCGAGGCCGGACTGACCCGGGCGGCGATGTGGAAGCGGATCGAGGCGCTGCGCTCGGCCGGGATCGCGATCGCCGCGCGTCCCGGACGGGGCTATGCCCTGGAGGCGCCGGTGGACCTCCTCGAGGCGGGCGCGATCGCGGACCTGCTGCCCGACGGGGTCCGCGCCGCGATCCATGGACCGGACGTCGCCTGGACGATCGATTCCACCAGCAGCGAACTGCTGCGCCGGCGCACGCCGCCGACCGGCGTGGAGGTGCTGCTGGCGGAGCGCCAGACCGGCGGCCGCGGCCGGCTGGGCCGCGCCTGGGCCTCGCCCCTCGCCGCCAACCTGTACCTGTCGCTGGCCCGGGCCTTCGACGGCGGGCTGGCGCGGCTGGGCGGCCTGGGCCTGGTGGCCGGCGTGGCGGCGGCCGAGACCCTGCATGCCCTGGGCTACGACGCGGTCCGGCTGAAGTGGCCGAACGACCTCGTTGTCGTCGAGCCCCTGACCGGTGGGCTGCGCAAGCTCGGCGGCCTGCTGGTGGAGGGCGGCGGGGAACATGCCGGTCCGGTCCGCGCGGTGGTCGGGTTGGGCCTGAACGTGCGCATGCCGGCGACGGTGGCCGCCGCCATCGACCAGCCCTGGTGCGATCTTGCGGCGCTTGGCCCGGCCGCGCCGTCGCGCAACGCGCTCGCGGCGGCCCTGGTGGTCGGCCTGGTGCCGGCACTGGCGCAGTTCGACCGGGAAGGCCTCGCGCCCTTCCTGTCGCGCTACGCCGCGCTGGACGCGCTTGCCGGTCGCCCGGTGGAGGTGCGCGCCGGAAGCACCGTGCAGGCGGGCATCGCGCTGGGGCTCGCGCCCGACGGGGCGCTGCGCGTGGCGGTCGATGGCGTGGAGCGTCATGTCCATGCGGGCGAAGCGAGCCTGCGCGTGCGCGGGGCAGCGGCATGA
- the cueR gene encoding Cu(I)-responsive transcriptional regulator → MNIGEAARASGVSAKMIRYYEEAGLVPPAARSAAGYRLYGDADVHRLRFIRRARDLGFAVAEIGGLLGLWSDRSRRSADVKRLAQAHIADLEDRIARLRQMADTLQTLADGCAGDHRPDCPILEGLEADAAGEPGDA, encoded by the coding sequence GTGAACATCGGAGAGGCCGCACGTGCGTCCGGGGTGTCGGCGAAGATGATCCGCTACTACGAGGAGGCCGGGCTGGTTCCGCCGGCCGCGCGCAGCGCCGCGGGCTATCGCCTGTATGGCGATGCCGACGTGCACCGCCTGCGCTTCATCCGCCGGGCGCGCGACCTCGGGTTCGCGGTCGCCGAGATCGGCGGGCTGCTGGGGCTGTGGAGCGATCGCTCGCGCCGCAGCGCCGACGTCAAGCGGCTCGCGCAGGCGCATATCGCGGACCTCGAGGACCGCATCGCCCGGCTGCGGCAGATGGCGGACACCCTGCAGACCCTGGCCGATGGCTGCGCCGGCGACCACCGGCCGGACTGCCCGATCCTCGAGGGCTTGGAAGCGGACGCGGCCGGGGAACCCGGCGACGCGTGA
- a CDS encoding heavy metal translocating P-type ATPase: MDRQQQEKARGPAGPPIELAIEGMTCASCVARVERALQAVPGVTTAAVNLATERATVHGPTDSVALLAAVGKAGYAARALDASGPRDDAAESARREAESATLKRDLLLAVALALPVFVLEMGAHLVPAMHHWVDQGLGLQRSWLIQFALTTAVLVGPGRRFYTAGIPALLRLAPDMNSLVAVGTLAAWGYSLVATFAPRLLPAGTVNVYYEAAAVIVALVLLGRWLEARAKGRTSEAIKRLVGLQPKLARVVRDGVSAEIPIGEVRPGDLVELRPGERVPVDGAVVEGRSYVDESMITGEPVPVEKSAGAAVVGGTVNQQGALTLRATAVGAQTVLAQIIRLVEQAQGSKLPIQGMVDRVTLWFVPAVMLVALLTFVAWMLFGPEPALGLALVNAVAVLIIACPCAMGLATPTSIMVGTGRGAELGVLFRKGEALQLLKDAAVVAVDKTGTLTEGRPALTDLELAEGFTRGEVLRLVASVESRSEHPIARAIVAAAEGEGIAVPEPGDFASVTGMGVHARVDGHRVEVGADRYMRALGLEVDAFAAVAARLGSEGKSPLYAAVDGRLAAIIAVADPVKPDTPAAIAALHAQGLKVAMITGDNARTAQAIAARLGIDEVVAEVLPEGKVEAVRRLKAEHGRLAFVGDGINDAPALAEADVGLAIGTGTDIAMEAADVVLMSGSLQGVPNAIALSRATIGNIRQNLFWAFAYNTALIPVAAGVLYPAFGILLSPILAAGAMSLSSVFVLGNALRLRRFQAPVVAA, encoded by the coding sequence ATGGACAGACAGCAGCAGGAAAAGGCGCGCGGCCCGGCCGGCCCGCCCATCGAACTCGCCATCGAGGGCATGACCTGCGCCTCCTGCGTCGCCCGCGTCGAGCGCGCGCTGCAGGCGGTGCCGGGCGTGACCACGGCCGCGGTGAACCTCGCGACCGAGCGCGCGACGGTGCATGGCCCGACCGACTCCGTGGCCCTGCTGGCCGCCGTCGGCAAGGCCGGCTATGCCGCGCGCGCCCTCGACGCGAGCGGACCGCGCGACGACGCGGCCGAGTCCGCGAGGCGCGAGGCAGAAAGCGCGACCCTCAAGCGCGACCTGCTGCTGGCCGTGGCCCTGGCCCTGCCGGTGTTCGTGCTGGAGATGGGCGCGCACCTGGTGCCGGCCATGCACCACTGGGTGGACCAGGGCCTGGGCCTGCAGCGCAGCTGGCTGATCCAGTTCGCGCTCACCACGGCGGTGCTGGTCGGGCCGGGGCGGCGCTTCTACACCGCCGGCATCCCGGCGCTGCTGCGGCTGGCGCCGGACATGAACTCGCTGGTCGCGGTGGGCACGCTCGCGGCCTGGGGCTATTCGCTGGTCGCGACCTTCGCGCCGCGGCTGCTGCCGGCGGGCACGGTGAATGTCTATTACGAAGCCGCGGCGGTGATCGTCGCCCTGGTGCTGCTGGGCCGCTGGCTGGAAGCGCGCGCCAAGGGCCGCACCTCGGAGGCGATCAAGCGCCTGGTGGGCCTGCAGCCCAAGCTCGCCCGGGTGGTGCGCGACGGCGTCAGCGCCGAGATTCCCATTGGCGAAGTGCGGCCGGGCGACCTGGTCGAACTGCGCCCCGGCGAGCGCGTGCCGGTCGATGGCGCGGTGGTCGAGGGCCGCAGCTACGTCGACGAATCGATGATCACCGGCGAACCGGTGCCGGTGGAGAAATCAGCCGGCGCGGCCGTCGTCGGCGGCACCGTGAACCAGCAGGGCGCGCTGACCCTGCGCGCGACCGCGGTCGGCGCGCAGACGGTGCTGGCCCAGATCATCCGCCTGGTGGAGCAGGCGCAGGGGTCGAAGCTGCCGATCCAGGGCATGGTCGACCGCGTCACGCTCTGGTTCGTGCCGGCGGTGATGCTGGTGGCCCTGCTGACCTTCGTCGCCTGGATGCTGTTCGGCCCGGAGCCGGCGCTGGGGCTGGCGCTGGTGAACGCGGTCGCGGTGCTGATCATCGCCTGTCCCTGCGCCATGGGCCTGGCCACGCCGACCTCGATCATGGTCGGCACCGGCCGCGGCGCCGAGCTCGGCGTGCTGTTCCGCAAGGGCGAGGCGCTGCAGCTGCTGAAGGATGCCGCGGTGGTCGCCGTGGACAAGACCGGCACGCTGACCGAGGGGCGCCCGGCGCTGACCGACCTCGAACTGGCCGAAGGTTTCACGCGCGGCGAGGTACTGCGCCTGGTGGCCTCGGTCGAGTCGCGCTCGGAGCATCCGATCGCGCGGGCGATCGTCGCCGCGGCCGAGGGCGAAGGCATCGCGGTGCCGGAGCCGGGCGATTTCGCGTCGGTCACCGGCATGGGCGTGCATGCGCGGGTGGACGGCCATCGCGTCGAGGTGGGCGCGGACCGCTACATGCGCGCGCTGGGCCTCGAGGTCGATGCCTTCGCCGCGGTGGCCGCGCGCCTGGGCAGCGAAGGCAAGTCGCCGCTGTACGCCGCGGTCGACGGCCGGCTGGCCGCGATCATCGCGGTGGCCGACCCGGTCAAGCCCGACACCCCGGCCGCGATCGCCGCGCTGCATGCGCAGGGGCTCAAGGTCGCGATGATCACCGGCGACAACGCGCGCACCGCCCAGGCCATCGCCGCACGCCTCGGCATCGACGAGGTGGTTGCCGAGGTGCTGCCCGAAGGCAAGGTGGAAGCGGTCCGCCGGCTCAAGGCCGAACATGGCCGCCTCGCGTTCGTCGGCGACGGCATCAACGATGCGCCCGCGCTGGCCGAGGCCGACGTCGGCCTCGCGATCGGCACCGGCACCGACATCGCCATGGAAGCGGCCGACGTCGTGCTGATGTCCGGCAGCCTGCAGGGCGTGCCGAACGCGATCGCGCTGTCCAGGGCGACCATCGGCAACATCCGCCAGAACCTGTTCTGGGCCTTTGCCTACAACACCGCGCTGATTCCTGTGGCGGCCGGCGTGCTGTATCCGGCCTTCGGCATCCTGCTGTCGCCGATCCTGGCGGCGGGCGCGATGTCGCTGTCGAGCGTGTTCGTGCTCGGCAACGCGCTGCGGCTGCGGCGCTTCCAGGCGCCGGTGGTCGCGGCATGA
- a CDS encoding sensor histidine kinase yields MGQARKDRRLAWRPRSLQARQLLAASLGLVAFLAAAGYALDRAFVDVASELQRDRLRSYATSYARDIEFDRAGNLIPPYTQPDERFERPGSGLYALVVLPNGTWSSESTSGPQLPDAELLEGGVEKFEGPLPMTRADETYGEVLRYGKGFIWDLEQRPEAEFPYTIYIMEDAGLLPQQVRVFRAALWGYLGIAGMVLLLLQALVLRWSLRPLRRVVAELNKVQRGQAERMSELHPRELEPLTESINALVESERQNLEHQRNTMADLAHSLKTPLAVLRTRLDGDASEAELRADVADQVRRMNELVSYQLSRGASGGHQLFAAPVEIEPYAEAIVRGLEKIYAGKGAVCEFEIDPAARFHGEPGDLQELLGNLLENAFKWARGRVLLTVQPGASAPRRRPGLLVAVDDDGPGIPPERIAHVLQRGVRGDERVQGHGIGLSIVQDIVRSYRGELEVSAAPELGGARFLVRLPPGL; encoded by the coding sequence GTGGGGCAGGCGCGCAAGGATCGGAGACTCGCGTGGCGGCCGCGTTCGCTGCAGGCGCGCCAGCTGCTGGCCGCGAGCCTGGGGCTGGTCGCGTTCCTGGCGGCGGCGGGCTACGCGCTCGACCGGGCCTTCGTCGATGTCGCCAGCGAGCTGCAGCGCGACCGCCTGCGCAGCTACGCGACCTCCTATGCCCGCGACATCGAGTTCGACCGCGCCGGCAACCTGATTCCCCCGTACACCCAGCCTGACGAACGCTTCGAGCGGCCCGGCAGCGGCCTGTACGCCCTGGTCGTGCTGCCCAACGGCACCTGGTCGTCGGAGTCGACCAGCGGGCCGCAGCTGCCGGACGCGGAGCTGCTCGAGGGCGGGGTCGAGAAGTTCGAGGGGCCGCTGCCGATGACCCGCGCCGACGAGACCTATGGCGAGGTGCTGCGCTACGGCAAGGGCTTCATCTGGGACCTCGAACAGCGCCCCGAGGCCGAGTTCCCGTACACCATCTACATCATGGAAGACGCCGGCCTGCTGCCACAGCAGGTGCGCGTGTTCCGCGCCGCGCTGTGGGGCTACCTCGGCATCGCCGGCATGGTCCTGCTGCTGCTGCAGGCGCTGGTGCTGCGGTGGAGCCTGCGCCCGCTGCGGCGCGTGGTGGCCGAGCTCAACAAGGTCCAGCGCGGCCAGGCCGAACGCATGAGCGAGCTGCATCCGCGCGAGCTGGAGCCGCTGACCGAGAGCATCAACGCGCTGGTGGAGAGCGAGCGCCAGAACCTCGAGCACCAGCGCAACACCATGGCCGACCTCGCGCACAGCCTGAAGACGCCGCTGGCGGTGCTGCGCACGCGCCTGGACGGCGACGCCAGCGAAGCCGAGCTGCGCGCCGACGTCGCCGACCAGGTGCGGCGCATGAACGAGCTGGTGAGCTACCAGCTGAGCCGCGGCGCGTCGGGCGGACACCAGCTGTTCGCGGCGCCGGTGGAGATCGAGCCCTATGCGGAGGCGATCGTGCGCGGGCTGGAGAAGATCTATGCCGGTAAGGGCGCGGTCTGCGAGTTCGAGATCGATCCGGCCGCGCGCTTCCATGGCGAGCCGGGCGACCTGCAGGAGCTGCTCGGCAACCTGCTGGAGAACGCCTTCAAATGGGCACGCGGGCGCGTGCTGCTGACCGTGCAGCCCGGCGCCAGCGCGCCGCGCCGGCGGCCGGGCCTGCTGGTCGCGGTGGACGACGATGGCCCCGGCATCCCGCCCGAGCGCATCGCGCACGTGCTGCAGCGCGGCGTGCGCGGCGACGAGCGCGTCCAGGGCCACGGCATCGGCCTGTCGATCGTGCAGGACATCGTGCGCAGCTACCGCGGCGAGCTGGAGGTGTCGGCCGCGCCCGAGCTGGGTGGTGCGCGCTTCCTGGTGCGGCTGCCGCCGGGGCTCTGA
- the dusA gene encoding tRNA dihydrouridine(20/20a) synthase DusA has translation MTTTAPPDLDAAAAPDAAGPRRDSARYAASIRLSVAPMMDWTDSHCRVFHRLLAPNARLYTEMVHANAVIHGDRAKLLALDPVEHPVALQLGGSEPALLAQAARIGADHGFDEINLNVGCPSDRVQAGRFGACLMREPALVAESVAAMRTACDVPVTVKCRLGVDDDHEYARFLAFIDTVAAAGCRLFVVHARNAWLKGLSPKENREVPPLRYDWAYALKRERPGLAVVVNGGIADAAEATAHLDHVDGAMLGRAAYHDPWLLHRLDAAWYGGAVSTRADMLRAMRPYVEARLARGAQLKHISRHWLGLFQGERGGRAFRQVLSEGAHRPGADWSLVERAIAMTAGGGRAVA, from the coding sequence ATGACGACGACAGCCCCCCCCGACCTCGACGCAGCGGCAGCCCCGGACGCAGCCGGCCCGCGCCGCGACAGTGCGCGCTACGCGGCGTCCATCCGCCTCTCGGTCGCCCCGATGATGGATTGGACCGACTCGCACTGCCGTGTCTTCCACCGCCTGCTGGCGCCGAACGCGCGGTTGTATACCGAGATGGTGCACGCCAATGCGGTCATCCATGGCGATCGCGCCAAGCTGCTGGCGCTGGATCCGGTGGAGCATCCGGTGGCGCTGCAGCTCGGCGGCAGCGAGCCGGCGCTGCTGGCCCAGGCCGCGCGCATCGGTGCCGATCACGGTTTCGACGAGATCAACCTCAACGTCGGCTGCCCATCCGACCGGGTGCAGGCCGGGCGCTTCGGTGCCTGCCTGATGCGCGAGCCGGCGCTGGTCGCCGAGAGCGTGGCGGCGATGCGCACGGCCTGCGACGTGCCGGTGACGGTGAAGTGCCGGCTGGGCGTGGACGACGACCACGAGTACGCGCGTTTCCTCGCCTTCATCGATACGGTCGCCGCGGCGGGCTGCCGCCTGTTCGTGGTGCATGCACGCAACGCCTGGCTGAAGGGCCTGTCGCCGAAGGAGAACCGCGAGGTCCCGCCGCTGCGCTACGACTGGGCCTACGCGCTGAAGCGCGAGCGACCGGGGCTGGCGGTGGTGGTCAACGGCGGTATCGCGGATGCGGCGGAAGCCACCGCGCACCTGGACCACGTCGACGGGGCCATGCTGGGGCGCGCCGCCTACCACGACCCCTGGCTGCTGCATCGGCTGGACGCGGCCTGGTACGGCGGTGCGGTGTCCACGCGCGCCGACATGCTGCGGGCCATGCGCCCCTACGTGGAAGCGCGGCTGGCGCGGGGCGCCCAGCTGAAGCACATCAGCCGCCACTGGCTCGGCCTGTTCCAGGGCGAACGCGGCGGCCGCGCGTTCCGCCAGGTGCTGAGCGAGGGTGCGCACCGTCCCGGCGCCGACTGGTCGCTGGTGGAACGCGCGATCGCGATGACCGCCGGTGGCGGCCGTGCTGTCGCCTGA
- a CDS encoding M90 family metallopeptidase yields MAQLPAGNVPLGDGVLVNRVIRRLFRRPPADIDPRHWQTVQATVPWVAALDDARAERLRVLAARFLRDKTITPIAGLVLDDAARTTLAALCCLPLLEFGAEGLHGWSQLLVYPDAFRVDRSHVDAAGVVHEWEDDLAGEAWEHGPLVLSWADVSADLASPRDGCCVAVHEMVHKLDALDGVLDGTPPLPRDWQREWARDFQQAYDGFAGRVDRGLHTRIDPYAAEAPEEFFAVCSEYHFSDPALLARELPAVAGHLRRLYGTPPFASA; encoded by the coding sequence CTGGCACAGCTTCCTGCCGGGAATGTTCCGCTAGGCGACGGCGTGCTGGTCAATAGGGTGATCAGGCGCCTGTTCCGGCGCCCGCCCGCCGACATCGATCCCCGCCACTGGCAGACGGTGCAGGCCACCGTCCCCTGGGTCGCTGCACTGGATGACGCGCGCGCCGAACGGCTGCGCGTGCTCGCCGCGCGCTTCCTGCGCGACAAGACCATCACCCCCATCGCCGGACTGGTGCTCGACGACGCCGCCCGCACCACGCTCGCCGCGCTGTGCTGCCTGCCGCTCCTCGAATTCGGCGCCGAAGGCCTGCATGGCTGGTCGCAGCTGCTGGTCTATCCCGACGCGTTCCGGGTCGACCGCAGCCACGTCGATGCGGCCGGAGTGGTGCACGAGTGGGAGGACGACCTGGCCGGCGAGGCCTGGGAGCACGGCCCACTGGTGCTGTCCTGGGCCGACGTCAGCGCCGACCTGGCCAGCCCGCGCGACGGCTGCTGCGTGGCCGTGCACGAGATGGTGCACAAGCTCGATGCGCTGGACGGCGTGCTCGACGGCACCCCGCCGCTGCCGCGCGACTGGCAGCGCGAATGGGCGCGCGACTTCCAGCAGGCCTATGACGGCTTCGCCGGGCGCGTCGACCGCGGCCTGCACACGCGCATCGATCCCTACGCGGCCGAGGCGCCCGAGGAATTCTTCGCGGTCTGCAGCGAATACCACTTCAGCGACCCGGCCCTGCTGGCGCGAGAACTGCCGGCGGTCGCCGGACACCTCCGCCGGCTGTACGGCACGCCGCCCTTCGCCAGCGCCTGA
- a CDS encoding type III pantothenate kinase, translating to MSDWAFDLGNTRLKLAPLDAGGAGDVAAFAHDGRNLDPAWAAHLPPRIEVAWVASVGPAALRAALLQVLVPRARRVVEVRVEREMADVRIGYEDPSRLGVDRALAMVGARGRIPGWVLVVGVGTALTVDLVDADGRHLGGCIAPSPTLMREALHARAPQLPLDGGTATHFATDTVDALAAGCLGAALGLVERSREQARQLAGTSPSIVVHGGGAAALLPGLARAVHLPSLVMDGLARLARQPAGPG from the coding sequence ATGAGCGACTGGGCCTTCGATCTCGGCAACACGCGGCTGAAGCTGGCACCGCTGGACGCGGGCGGGGCGGGTGACGTCGCGGCGTTCGCGCACGACGGCCGCAACCTCGACCCGGCCTGGGCCGCGCACCTGCCACCGCGGATCGAAGTGGCCTGGGTCGCCAGCGTCGGCCCGGCCGCACTGCGCGCCGCCTTGCTGCAGGTGCTGGTGCCGCGCGCGAGGCGGGTGGTCGAAGTGCGCGTCGAGCGCGAGATGGCCGACGTGCGCATCGGCTACGAGGATCCGTCCCGCCTCGGCGTCGACCGCGCGCTGGCGATGGTCGGCGCGCGCGGGCGCATCCCCGGCTGGGTGCTGGTGGTAGGCGTGGGCACCGCGTTGACCGTCGACCTGGTCGATGCGGATGGGCGGCACCTGGGCGGCTGCATCGCGCCATCGCCGACGCTGATGCGCGAGGCGCTGCATGCGCGTGCGCCGCAGCTGCCGCTGGATGGCGGGACCGCGACGCACTTCGCGACCGACACCGTCGATGCGCTGGCGGCGGGCTGCCTGGGTGCGGCGCTCGGCCTGGTCGAGCGCAGCCGCGAACAGGCGCGGCAACTGGCCGGTACGTCGCCGTCGATCGTGGTGCATGGCGGCGGCGCCGCGGCGCTGCTGCCCGGGCTTGCCCGGGCCGTGCACCTGCCGTCGCTGGTCATGGACGGCCTCGCGCGGCTGGCACGCCAGCCGGCAGGCCCGGGCTAG
- a CDS encoding SPOR domain-containing protein, giving the protein MPARALLVLLVMLNFGVATWWVLRPGPLPPTPWAPAEGVPTLRLPGEPVRDGDDAASGSAAAGGAGDVAAAVGSTGSGVAPPEPASGADGTIAAAGTDLRDAAIADAGASGATGASNPAATTPQLPPESPLRCMSFGPYADAASVAAARGALQPLGATRTRVRDVIDAPRGWRVTMAAQADRAAADALAAKIRAAGFDDLLVVPSGDEANAIALGRYGSEPAARRRESTLRAAGFPARAQPLGEATTRYWLDLAAGPAFDAAAARAAAGASDARTIDCAGVVAAAAR; this is encoded by the coding sequence ATGCCTGCACGCGCCCTGCTTGTCCTGCTGGTCATGCTCAACTTCGGAGTCGCCACCTGGTGGGTGCTGCGGCCAGGCCCCCTGCCGCCGACGCCCTGGGCCCCCGCGGAAGGCGTGCCCACGCTGCGGCTGCCGGGCGAGCCCGTGCGCGACGGCGATGACGCCGCGTCGGGGTCGGCCGCTGCTGGCGGCGCGGGAGATGTCGCCGCTGCGGTCGGCTCGACTGGCAGCGGGGTCGCGCCGCCGGAACCCGCGTCCGGAGCCGACGGAACCATCGCGGCCGCGGGAACGGATTTGCGCGACGCCGCGATCGCCGATGCCGGCGCGAGCGGCGCGACTGGCGCCTCGAACCCCGCGGCAACGACGCCCCAGCTTCCGCCCGAATCGCCCCTGCGCTGCATGAGCTTCGGTCCCTATGCCGACGCCGCGTCGGTGGCCGCCGCGCGCGGCGCGCTGCAGCCGCTGGGTGCGACGCGCACGCGCGTGCGCGACGTCATCGATGCGCCGCGTGGCTGGCGCGTGACCATGGCGGCGCAGGCCGACCGCGCCGCGGCCGATGCGCTGGCCGCGAAGATCCGCGCGGCGGGCTTCGACGACCTGCTGGTGGTCCCGTCGGGGGACGAGGCCAACGCCATCGCCCTCGGGCGCTATGGCAGCGAGCCCGCCGCGCGCCGCCGCGAGTCCACGCTGCGCGCCGCGGGCTTCCCCGCCCGCGCGCAGCCGCTGGGCGAGGCCACGACGCGCTACTGGCTCGATCTGGCCGCGGGTCCGGCCTTCGATGCGGCCGCCGCGCGCGCCGCGGCCGGTGCGTCCGACGCCCGTACGATCGATTGCGCCGGCGTGGTCGCGGCCGCGGCGCGCTAG
- a CDS encoding arginine deiminase-related protein, protein MLSPDMASLTRNPAAFLAFARGCPPDFGPATARAAFLVAPDGFGRADESASDNRYMAEADGFDAARASAQHRELQRALATVLPTLCFPGDPLAPDGLFPNNVFATAPGALVVGRMRHPVRQREALRADIRGFFGDLMGHAVRDLSQQPHACELTGALVIDRARGLGLCGLSERCDAEGARLMHEALGLRATLMFDLAPGEYHTNVVLAVLAGRAALICPAGFADPAVPDTIAALYAPHAILLSEAEQAAFAGNAIALSPDLAWMSERAAQALSAASRCGLAQAAFALRDVALDAIEAAGGSLRCCVAEIY, encoded by the coding sequence GTGCTGTCGCCTGACATGGCGTCGCTGACCCGCAACCCCGCCGCCTTCCTCGCCTTCGCCCGCGGCTGCCCGCCGGACTTCGGTCCGGCGACCGCGCGCGCCGCCTTCCTGGTCGCGCCCGATGGCTTCGGCCGCGCCGACGAGTCGGCCAGCGACAACCGTTACATGGCCGAGGCCGACGGCTTCGACGCCGCGCGCGCATCGGCCCAGCACCGCGAGCTGCAGCGCGCGCTGGCGACGGTGCTGCCGACGCTGTGCTTTCCCGGCGATCCGCTGGCGCCCGATGGGCTGTTCCCCAACAACGTCTTCGCCACCGCGCCCGGCGCACTGGTGGTCGGGCGCATGCGCCACCCGGTGCGCCAGCGCGAGGCGCTGCGCGCCGACATCCGCGGATTCTTCGGCGATCTCATGGGCCACGCCGTGCGCGACCTGTCGCAGCAGCCGCATGCCTGCGAACTCACCGGCGCCCTGGTCATCGATCGCGCACGCGGCCTGGGTCTGTGCGGGCTGTCCGAGCGCTGCGACGCCGAAGGGGCGCGCCTGATGCACGAGGCCCTGGGCCTGCGCGCGACCCTGATGTTCGACCTCGCCCCCGGCGAGTACCACACCAACGTCGTGCTCGCGGTGCTCGCCGGGCGTGCGGCGCTCATCTGCCCGGCGGGCTTCGCCGATCCGGCCGTACCTGACACCATCGCCGCGCTGTATGCGCCACACGCGATCCTGCTGTCGGAGGCGGAGCAGGCGGCCTTCGCCGGCAACGCCATCGCGCTCTCGCCGGACCTGGCCTGGATGAGCGAGCGCGCCGCGCAGGCGCTCTCCGCCGCGAGCCGGTGCGGACTCGCGCAGGCGGCTTTCGCGCTGCGCGACGTCGCCCTGGATGCGATCGAGGCGGCGGGAGGCTCGCTGCGCTGCTGCGTCGCCGAGATCTACTGA